From Paenibacillus graminis:
CTGTGGCGGTCAAAGCCGATATCTTTTATAGAAGTAACGCCCCGTTTGGCAAGCATCCGGGCGAAGTCCAGAAACTCCTGTCTGACTAATTCCCGGTCCTGCATCATGTCCATCAGCAGACGGGCACGTGATTCCGCACTGCATTGGTCAGGGGCAAACTGATACTTATCCTGGGCGAATTGGTTCATCCAACAATAGCTTTTGGTCCGGTTAATGGCGATTACAGGCCTTCCGGGAAAAACTTCGTCTAATAAGCTTTGCCCCGGAAGCTGTCCCCAATCCTCTTCGCTCCAGCCGTAAGCGTATACATTTTGCTCTGAGGGACTTTTTGCAGCTTCTTGCCTAAGCAGCTGCAGAGCCTCGTCAATTGTAGCCGCATTTGTCAGATCCACACCACGGTGCATAGACATGTACCCGGTAAAAAAGACATGGTTATCATGCACACCGGGCATAATGAACGCATCCTTCAGATGATGAACAACTGTTGCCGGTCCAATCCAGTCTTCGGCTTCTGCCGGGCTGCCGACCGCGACGATGTGCTCACCTTGCAGGGCAACAAATGCTGATGATACGCTATCCTCTATTCCTGTAAATACTGCATTAGACAACAGTACTCTGTCTGCAAAACCATGTGCTGCTGCTTCCATGATTTCAACGCCTTTCTGCCGAATGTCAATACGACTTATAACGTTATATCAAAACTTCTGCTTCCTGCTTACCGCAAGAAGCAGAATGAATTACAAAGTAAATTGATAACGGTCACCGATAATGTACTGCTTGCCCACATGAACAGGCTGACTATGCTGGTCATAAATAATTGTATTCATATAGAACAATGGCTGGCCAATCGGAATTTCCAGTAATTTCGCCTGCTGCTCATCAGCCAGGGTAATTTGCAATACCGTCTCTCCCGGCTGGTTGGGATCAATCTGATAACGGTCCCGCAGCAGCTCATACACCGAGCCTTCCAGACTTTCCTCCATTAGAAAGGAGAATCGCTCAAACGGATAATAGTTATTTTCCAGCATGAGCGGTCTTTCACCGGCATATCTTTTACGCTGAATATAGAGCACCGGCTCACCCTGCTGTATTTGCAGCCGCTCTGCGGTTTCCTGGTCGGCCTTAATCTTCTTCCTCTCGGTTATGGCGCTGTGCGAAGACAATCCATTGGCTCTGCAGGCAGCCGTAAAACTGATGATATGCTCAATCTTGCGTCCGATCTTATGCGCATTAACAAAGGTGCCCTTGCCCTGGCGTTTTGTCAGATAGCCTTCACTCACCAATTCCTCGATAGCTTTCCTTACCGTAATCCGGCTGACATTGTAGTTCGCGCTTAGCTCAATTTCAGTAGGGATTTTATCTCCGGGATTAAAGGTTCCATTCGCAATGGCGGATTGGACTGCCTTTTTCAATTGGATATATAGAGGCTCAGCCTGTTCTGAATTTAACATCATTTACCCTCACTTGTGATATAACGTTATATTACTCTATGGTTAGAGTAACAAACGATTCTCTTTTTCACAAGCAAAGATAGAACGTTGCCGTTATCAGTAACGGGCGCCGAATCCAAAGGAACCTTCTACCCTACAGCTCTTGGCTGCTAATCTGGAGCCTTCCTGCATAGCCGCTTGAATATTCCCGTCCTTAATCATACTCATTAAAAAGGCTGTAATGTAGGAATCGCCTGCCCCCATCGTATCCACGGCCTCAATAAGTTCCGGAGTCTGGTAATAAAAGGCTGTTCCATCATAGGCAATGGATCTGTCGCCGCCGCGGGTTGCAACCAATATCTGTCCGTCTCTTCTGCGTTTGGCCTTAATATAGTTCCGCGTCTCTTCGTCGGTCATATGGCTACAGGAAAAGAAAGCAAAATCCGCATTCCCGATATACCGTTCTACTTGCTCATCCTCAAAGTCATCCGAGAAATCAAAGGAGAGGGGAATCCCCAGTTCATTCAGCTCTCCAAGCAGATGTCCAGTGTGGCTATAAAGCCCCGTATGAATAATGTCAAAGCCCCGGATATATTCTCTGTCGGCTTCGCTCAGCATAATCGGATTCAGCCTGGTGACTCCGCCTTCGTTGCTGCCCAGAAATATCC
This genomic window contains:
- a CDS encoding GntR family transcriptional regulator, with product MMLNSEQAEPLYIQLKKAVQSAIANGTFNPGDKIPTEIELSANYNVSRITVRKAIEELVSEGYLTKRQGKGTFVNAHKIGRKIEHIISFTAACRANGLSSHSAITERKKIKADQETAERLQIQQGEPVLYIQRKRYAGERPLMLENNYYPFERFSFLMEESLEGSVYELLRDRYQIDPNQPGETVLQITLADEQQAKLLEIPIGQPLFYMNTIIYDQHSQPVHVGKQYIIGDRYQFTL
- a CDS encoding fructoselysine 6-kinase, which codes for MKVLGIGDNVVDKYVHQRTMYPGGNALNFSVFAKGEGADAAFLGVFGDDDEARLVENTLQQLEIDISHCRHHSGENGCARVTLENGERIFLGSNEGGVTRLNPIMLSEADREYIRGFDIIHTGLYSHTGHLLGELNELGIPLSFDFSDDFEDEQVERYIGNADFAFFSCSHMTDEETRNYIKAKRRRDGQILVATRGGDRSIAYDGTAFYYQTPELIEAVDTMGAGDSYITAFLMSMIKDGNIQAAMQEGSRLAAKSCRVEGSFGFGARY